One genomic window of Punica granatum isolate Tunisia-2019 chromosome 1, ASM765513v2, whole genome shotgun sequence includes the following:
- the LOC116212477 gene encoding uncharacterized protein LOC116212477 → MEHSLFLLMLLTVVLISDQPDRGLSEEIKSAHSLDLLIKDYTFKSYSNHYFRTAELQTVKLPGNLSDIRVDIARYRCGSLRRYGARLREVRIGVGVTVQPCVERVLVVRQVLGFNWSSLFYSNYDLSGYQIVSPVLGLLAYNAGKDPFQLGLHAGENPITINFSSVSRVKQKPGIVPLCASFGRNREPTITGAAESNLCKVTGHGHFGLVTEQPPVQMTRRASRWKVAVGSSIGAALGAFLLSLLMVALLVKAKKKSRRVEMERRAYEEEALQVSMVGHVRAPTAAGTRTMPIIEHGYSAPYR, encoded by the coding sequence ATGGAGCATTCCCTTTTCCTCCTCATGCTCCTGACGGTAGTACTAATATCCGATCAACCTGATAGAGGCCTCTCTGAGGAGATCAAATCAGCCCACTCCCTCGATCTCCTCATCAAGGACTACACCTTCAAGTCCTACAGCAACCACTACTTCAGAACTGCAGAACTTCAAACGGTGAAACTTCCGGGAAACCTATCGGACATTCGGGTTGATATTGCCCGGTACAGATGCGGCAGCCTCAGGAGGTACGGAGCCCGCCTACGGGAAGTCCGCATAGGAGTCGGCGTGACAGTCCAGCCCTGCGTGGAGAGAGTCCTGGTGGTTCGGCAAGTCCTAGGATTCAACTGGTCCTCGTTATTCTACTCGAATTATGACCTTTCTGGGTACCAGATTGTGTCCCCAGTTCTCGGCCTCTTGGCCTATAATGCCGGGAAAGACCCTTTCCAGCTCGGGCTACACGCGGGAGAAAACCCGATCACAATCAACTTTAGCTCCGTCTCAAGGGTCAAGCAAAAGCCTGGAATCGTCCCTCTATGCGCAAGCTTCGGCAGAAACCGGGAACCGACCATAACAGGTGCAGCAGAATCAAACCTGTGCAAGGTGACAGGGCACGGACACTTCGGGCTGGTGACAGAGCAGCCACCAGTGCAGATGACACGGAGAGCAAGCAGGTGGAAGGTAGCAGTGGGAAGCTCGATCGGTGCAGCCCTCGGGGCATTCCTGCTGAGCCTGCTGATGGTGGCGCTGCTCGTGAAGGCCAAGAAGAAGTCAAGGAGGGTGGAGATGGAGCGGAGGGCTTACGAGGAGGAGGCGCTGCAGGTCTCGATGGTGGGGCATGTGCGCGCCCCTACCGCTGCTGGAACCCGGACCATGCCCATTATCGAACACGGGTACTCCGCTCCTTACCGTTGA